The following proteins are encoded in a genomic region of Pelodictyon phaeoclathratiforme BU-1:
- a CDS encoding exosortase/archaeosortase family protein, whose translation MNIRPHASWFPWLLFALMAFHSAARYTLFNPSFGNSDEPLLYVILVVVLWIERSSITVSLLGQGRGNLLSGLALLGFGWVLYTAGRLYPAMILEIWGLFVIAAGLLGTLAPEQYRRSAFFIALSGTIIVLIGWIAPQLLSSNLALAIATVSAKMISATLFPVVANGVILYFGPYSAEVTKACSGMNSIFSLTALSVLYLRESAQRKPWHILVLVACVLPVAILTNLFRVISLVLATQYIGENFAQGLFHDMTGIFVFIVALLILALIDRFLFQASKGYKQTGNKAHADNQV comes from the coding sequence ATGAACATTCGACCTCACGCATCATGGTTTCCGTGGCTGCTGTTTGCTCTTATGGCTTTTCATTCCGCTGCGCGATATACACTCTTTAACCCCTCGTTTGGCAACAGCGATGAACCGTTGTTGTATGTCATTCTTGTTGTCGTGTTATGGATTGAGCGCAGCAGTATCACCGTATCCCTGCTTGGCCAAGGAAGAGGGAACCTTCTCTCAGGCTTGGCTCTTTTAGGTTTCGGCTGGGTACTCTATACCGCAGGACGTCTCTACCCTGCGATGATTCTTGAAATCTGGGGGCTCTTTGTCATTGCTGCCGGTTTGCTGGGAACTCTGGCTCCGGAGCAATACAGACGATCAGCGTTTTTCATTGCCCTTTCCGGAACGATCATTGTCCTTATCGGGTGGATTGCTCCGCAACTGCTATCGTCCAATTTAGCATTAGCCATTGCAACGGTATCAGCAAAAATGATCAGTGCAACCCTTTTTCCTGTTGTCGCCAACGGCGTCATCCTTTATTTCGGTCCATACAGCGCTGAGGTGACCAAAGCCTGCTCAGGCATGAACTCAATTTTTTCATTAACCGCACTCTCTGTACTCTATCTGCGAGAAAGCGCACAACGCAAACCATGGCACATCCTTGTCCTCGTTGCTTGCGTTCTTCCTGTTGCCATTCTCACCAACCTCTTCCGTGTCATATCGCTGGTATTGGCAACACAATATATCGGCGAAAATTTTGCTCAAGGGTTATTCCATGATATGACCGGTATATTCGTCTTTATTGTGGCACTGCTCATTCTTGCCCTGATCGATCGATTTTTGTTCCAAGCCTCTAAAGGTTATAAGCAAACAGGAAATAAAGCACATGCGGATAACCAGGTATAG
- a CDS encoding SurA N-terminal domain-containing protein yields MKSFFVFFLFAFVIAGCSPHAGDGSDGRVAAVVNGVEITQREVDFLYQRASAPGASESVKRDQRRSILAGLVRAELLAQQAAKMKLDQSPEFPIALYNARRGVLAGLAEAKIVSTAKPLSQETIQTVVA; encoded by the coding sequence GTGAAATCTTTTTTTGTTTTTTTTCTCTTTGCCTTTGTCATCGCTGGCTGCTCCCCTCATGCTGGCGATGGCAGTGATGGCCGGGTTGCTGCGGTTGTCAACGGTGTTGAAATTACCCAGCGTGAAGTCGATTTTCTCTATCAGCGCGCTTCCGCACCGGGAGCCAGTGAATCGGTAAAGCGCGATCAGCGCCGGAGCATTCTGGCTGGGTTGGTTCGTGCTGAGCTCCTTGCCCAGCAGGCTGCGAAGATGAAGCTTGACCAGTCACCTGAGTTCCCCATTGCCCTCTATAATGCCCGTCGCGGTGTTCTTGCAGGGTTGGCCGAAGCAAAAATTGTATCAACAGCCAAGCCTCTCTCCCAGGAAACGATCCAAACAGTAGTAGCCTGA
- a CDS encoding PEP-CTERM sorting domain-containing protein: MINVNFSTDVYNGAAASTDFGSSQFWNKTFSRSGESITNLKNSDGDGSTVSFVYDPDGVGTMSHSESAFYTGTNPADDNLMGSYMYYTGAHPLDHMTFGGLVAGENYELYIYTQSENNVEIPEQLIFRVNDGSYVTSTANNGKTGTFTPGLNYVLGTYSANSSGQLVIDYAATGTSNRVVINGLQLRGPATPEPASLVLLGIGGLLGARRLKKKSGKTSVPAV; this comes from the coding sequence TCTACAGATTTCGGTTCATCTCAGTTTTGGAATAAAACATTTAGTAGGAGCGGTGAATCGATCACGAATTTAAAAAATTCAGATGGAGACGGGAGTACTGTATCATTTGTTTATGATCCTGATGGTGTTGGGACAATGAGTCATTCAGAATCTGCATTTTACACTGGTACCAATCCTGCGGATGATAATTTGATGGGAAGTTATATGTATTACACAGGCGCACATCCTCTAGATCATATGACCTTTGGGGGACTTGTAGCTGGTGAAAATTATGAACTATATATCTATACTCAAAGTGAAAATAACGTTGAAATACCTGAACAATTAATATTTAGAGTTAATGATGGTTCTTATGTTACATCCACTGCAAATAATGGAAAGACAGGCACCTTTACTCCAGGATTGAATTATGTGTTAGGAACTTATTCTGCAAATAGTTCAGGCCAGTTAGTAATTGATTATGCCGCAACAGGTACAAGTAATAGAGTTGTAATAAACGGCCTTCAGCTTCGCGGACCAGCAACACCGGAGCCAGCCAGTCTTGTGCTCCTCGGTATCGGAGGTCTTTTAGGTGCGAGAAGGCTGAAGAAAAAGTCTGGTAAAACTTCAGTTCCAGCAGTGTGA